A single region of the Roseivivax sp. THAF197b genome encodes:
- a CDS encoding DUF4177 domain-containing protein translates to MKTFEYDILSFPMTRKSSLADMQTCLNEKGSDGWEVVSISSSEFANVGHTVFLKRETTPAGATA, encoded by the coding sequence ATGAAGACATTTGAATATGACATCCTGTCCTTTCCCATGACCCGCAAAAGCAGCCTTGCCGATATGCAGACCTGCCTGAATGAAAAGGGCTCTGACGGTTGGGAGGTCGTGTCGATCAGCTCTTCGGAGTTCGCCAATGTGGGACATACGGTCTTCCTGAAGCGTGAAACCACACCCGCTGGAGCCACGGCATGA
- a CDS encoding ATPase, T2SS/T4P/T4SS family codes for MSLSYLQTSLDRIDAAARDDVIEICINPDGTCWGEFQGDHFMRALDQRLTGVQVRDLGNQIASSANTTMSKDRPIVSVSITYKGRPIRAQVITPPAVLSAMSISLRFFSSLPLEGIALDFLYGTERKLEDLRVEKKRALRAVVTAGLIDDALAFCVENKLNMIVSGGTSTGKTVAARKILSHVPAEERIVTIEEAAELLPTQPNAVTLIANRDAEFQSADVLLTATLRMRPDRIILGEVRGKEAMTFLEAINTGHGGSMTTLHAETPQLAVQRLAIAALKTEIPMTYADMIQYIENSIDVIIQAGRHDGKRGITEFYLPGATEIGTSP; via the coding sequence ATGTCGCTGAGTTATCTCCAGACCTCTCTCGACCGGATCGATGCCGCCGCCCGCGACGATGTCATCGAGATCTGCATCAATCCCGACGGCACCTGCTGGGGAGAATTTCAGGGCGATCACTTCATGCGCGCGCTGGACCAGAGGCTGACGGGCGTTCAGGTCAGGGACCTCGGCAACCAGATCGCCTCATCGGCCAATACCACCATGAGCAAGGACCGCCCCATCGTCTCGGTCTCGATCACCTACAAGGGGCGCCCGATCCGCGCACAGGTCATCACCCCGCCCGCCGTGCTCTCGGCCATGTCGATCAGCCTGCGGTTCTTCTCAAGCCTGCCACTCGAGGGCATCGCACTCGATTTCCTCTACGGCACGGAACGCAAGCTCGAAGACCTGCGCGTCGAAAAGAAGCGCGCCTTGCGCGCCGTGGTGACCGCGGGTTTGATCGATGATGCGCTTGCATTCTGCGTCGAGAACAAACTCAACATGATCGTCTCAGGTGGCACCTCCACCGGCAAAACCGTGGCCGCGCGCAAGATCCTCTCGCACGTTCCGGCCGAGGAACGCATCGTCACCATTGAGGAAGCCGCCGAGCTTCTGCCGACCCAGCCCAATGCCGTGACCCTCATCGCCAATCGTGACGCCGAATTCCAATCCGCCGATGTGCTTCTCACCGCCACGCTGCGCATGCGCCCCGACCGGATCATCCTGGGCGAGGTGCGCGGCAAGGAGGCCATGACCTTTCTGGAAGCCATCAACACCGGCCATGGCGGGTCCATGACCACGCTGCATGCCGAAACCCCGCAACTCGCCGTGCAGCGGCTCGCGATCGCGGCACTCAAGACCGAAATCCCGATGACCTATGCCGACATGATCCAGTACATCGAGAACTCCATCGACGTGATCATCCAGGCCGGCCGACATGACGGCAAACGCGGCATCACAGAATTCTACCTCCCCGGCGCAACTGAGATTGGAACTTCTCCATGA
- a CDS encoding TrbI/VirB10 family protein, translating to MSDTGNADLEKRLAALEQGKGTGSPPAPRRSPLLALVVVLVIGAGGALLYLMSQPEEEEALPTATPDVFQNEGDGFGAIETLPPPEPEVVLVAPEPVEPNAELLAQITALQAQIEELRNAPEPVVEEDTAAEAIDALTAQIAALQSASEAAQQQFRDELTARDRELEQLRMDLELAQLEANRPVPAPIGPTEDELRAREEERLRREEEARRLAELERRAAEERAFQERRIASPTIAFGGTSGANETALTERTFGEVTDFVLNGALPTSVTQAEVIANPSNTIIQGTMIQAVMETALYSSLPGQTRAVVSEDVFSFDGSRLLIPRGSRLIGRYRSGVDIAQRRVTIAWDRIILPAGQTVQISSFGGDELGRSGVTGFVDTRFDERFGSAALISLISAAPSAAAANVQDETTADVLEDVGDDLADATDSVIGDYLSIGPVIYVDQGARVTVMVDRDLEIF from the coding sequence ATGAGCGACACCGGAAACGCGGACCTCGAGAAACGTCTCGCCGCCCTCGAGCAGGGCAAGGGCACAGGTTCCCCCCCTGCCCCACGGCGCTCGCCGCTGCTCGCTTTGGTCGTCGTCCTCGTGATCGGCGCGGGCGGTGCGTTGCTCTATCTCATGTCCCAACCTGAGGAAGAGGAGGCCCTGCCCACGGCAACGCCGGATGTCTTCCAGAACGAAGGCGACGGCTTTGGCGCCATCGAAACCCTACCTCCACCCGAGCCCGAAGTGGTTTTGGTCGCACCCGAGCCGGTGGAACCCAATGCCGAGCTTCTCGCCCAGATCACCGCCCTGCAGGCCCAGATCGAGGAGTTGCGCAACGCTCCTGAACCGGTCGTCGAGGAAGACACCGCCGCCGAAGCCATTGATGCACTGACAGCGCAGATCGCCGCCCTGCAGTCCGCCTCGGAAGCCGCACAGCAACAGTTTCGCGATGAGCTCACGGCCCGCGATCGCGAGCTTGAACAACTCCGCATGGATCTGGAACTGGCCCAACTCGAGGCCAACCGCCCCGTCCCCGCACCCATCGGTCCCACCGAGGACGAGTTGCGCGCGCGAGAAGAAGAACGGCTGCGCCGCGAGGAGGAAGCAAGACGGCTCGCGGAACTTGAGCGCCGCGCGGCCGAAGAGCGTGCGTTTCAGGAGCGCCGGATCGCCTCGCCCACCATCGCCTTTGGCGGCACATCAGGCGCGAATGAAACGGCACTGACCGAGCGCACCTTTGGCGAGGTGACGGATTTCGTGCTGAACGGCGCGCTGCCAACGTCCGTGACGCAGGCTGAGGTCATCGCCAACCCCTCCAACACCATCATCCAGGGCACGATGATCCAGGCCGTCATGGAAACCGCCCTCTACAGCTCCCTGCCCGGTCAGACCCGGGCCGTTGTTTCCGAAGACGTGTTCAGTTTCGATGGCAGCCGTCTCCTGATCCCGCGTGGGTCCCGCCTCATCGGGCGCTATCGCTCTGGCGTCGATATCGCGCAACGCCGGGTCACCATCGCTTGGGACCGGATCATCCTGCCCGCGGGCCAAACCGTCCAGATCAGCTCCTTCGGCGGTGATGAACTTGGCCGTTCGGGTGTCACCGGTTTCGTGGACACGCGCTTTGATGAGCGCTTTGGCTCGGCAGCGCTGATTTCGCTGATCTCCGCCGCGCCAAGCGCCGCCGCTGCCAATGTGCAAGATGAGACCACAGCGGATGTGCTCGAAGACGTGGGCGATGATCTGGCCGATGCCACAGACAGCGTGATCGGCGATTATCTCTCGATCGGTCCGGTCATCTATGTCGACCAGGGGGCCCGCGTCACAGTGATGGTCGACCGCGACCTGGAGATATTCTGA
- a CDS encoding TrbG/VirB9 family P-type conjugative transfer protein: MLFTRSLVFVIALLPGLASAEAIPRGGPNDSRVRLATYQEGQVYRLSVSLTHVTTVEFGEGESIRSIIAGDTEGFEIDGVPGGQAFAIKPVARGVHTNVTVYTNRRSYYFNVQETRSPTFYVVQFRYPENNTRPTRAIAAQAPNYNYGASARTEFTPTRVWDDGTFTYFEFPRNAPVPAIFRYTNGRERTVNTQATEDGVIRVSGVNRQWVLRIGEEAVCIEATPPAGVGS, translated from the coding sequence TTGTTGTTCACAAGATCGCTTGTTTTTGTCATTGCCCTGTTGCCCGGCCTTGCCTCCGCCGAAGCAATTCCGCGTGGCGGTCCCAACGACAGCCGGGTTCGCTTGGCCACCTACCAGGAGGGTCAGGTCTACCGTCTCAGCGTCTCGCTCACCCATGTCACCACTGTCGAATTTGGAGAGGGTGAAAGCATCCGCTCGATCATCGCAGGCGACACGGAGGGCTTCGAGATCGACGGCGTTCCGGGCGGGCAGGCCTTCGCGATCAAGCCCGTCGCACGCGGCGTGCATACCAATGTGACGGTCTATACAAACCGGCGGAGCTATTACTTCAACGTCCAAGAGACCCGCAGCCCGACCTTTTACGTGGTGCAGTTCCGCTACCCCGAGAACAATACACGTCCGACGCGTGCCATCGCGGCCCAAGCCCCGAACTACAATTACGGTGCCAGCGCGCGGACCGAGTTCACCCCGACCCGTGTTTGGGATGACGGGACGTTTACGTATTTCGAATTTCCGCGGAACGCGCCGGTGCCGGCGATCTTCCGCTACACGAATGGCCGCGAACGGACAGTCAACACGCAAGCCACCGAAGACGGCGTTATCCGGGTCTCGGGCGTGAACAGGCAATGGGTGCTGCGGATAGGGGAAGAGGCGGTCTGTATCGAGGCCACGCCACCTGCGGGGGTGGGATCATGA
- a CDS encoding virB8 family protein — protein sequence MVSEQEVIEEELVYGALRRERFWQRLGLVGLIFGILGCLSAAAVAILDVDPPPVVVPYDPATGFALPEASVGASSVTANQAIIEAEVFRYVTDREVYNQLDNDLRIRSVLRRSDGAAESGLRQIWNSANENYPPTVYGPNARLDVEILSINRIGTNRATVRLRKRLTSINGTQTGLFTATLLFEFRPETRRSIDEVWTNPFGFTVLEYSIRSDRLEN from the coding sequence GTGGTGAGTGAACAAGAAGTCATCGAAGAAGAGCTGGTCTATGGCGCGTTGCGCCGTGAACGGTTCTGGCAACGCCTTGGGCTCGTCGGGCTGATCTTCGGCATCCTCGGGTGCCTGAGCGCCGCGGCTGTCGCAATCCTCGATGTCGACCCCCCGCCCGTTGTTGTCCCCTATGATCCCGCCACCGGCTTTGCACTCCCCGAAGCCTCGGTGGGCGCCTCCTCGGTGACCGCCAACCAGGCGATCATCGAGGCGGAAGTCTTCCGCTATGTGACCGACCGGGAGGTCTATAACCAGCTCGACAATGACCTGCGCATCCGAAGTGTCCTGCGCCGCTCGGACGGGGCTGCAGAGAGCGGGCTGCGCCAGATCTGGAACAGCGCCAACGAGAATTACCCGCCGACGGTCTATGGCCCCAATGCGCGGCTCGACGTGGAAATCCTCAGCATCAACCGGATCGGAACCAACCGCGCGACGGTCCGCCTGCGCAAGCGCCTGACGTCCATTAACGGCACCCAGACCGGCCTCTTCACTGCGACGCTACTCTTCGAGTTCCGCCCGGAGACCCGTCGCTCCATCGATGAGGTCTGGACCAATCCATTCGGCTTCACGGTCCTCGAATATTCCATCCGCTCCGACAGATTGGAGAATTAA
- a CDS encoding type IV secretion system protein produces MGRMFLRTALATALGIGLHLGTLSPALAQGVPVVDTQNIAQNIQQLRQMIEDEILQNEQLTQLREQLATLTEQLGELQKTYEALTRLAELPEIIRTEMEDELNGLLDQEFGDILATIEAIKTGDFSGLSGSGAGEIETQMDRVLADLGFDDNTLSEMATSGNPGANRVATQATTGALVSAAAQNSYEDAGQSLERVDRLVGLIDDMDELKESVDLNTRVTAELAIALVAMWQLEAVQTVGDGTGGVIDAATIAEEQRFMDFTLPDLSAD; encoded by the coding sequence ATGGGACGGATGTTTCTGAGAACAGCTTTGGCCACGGCACTTGGGATTGGCCTGCATCTCGGCACGCTATCCCCTGCTCTGGCGCAAGGCGTACCCGTCGTCGATACCCAGAACATCGCGCAAAACATCCAGCAGCTCCGGCAGATGATCGAAGACGAGATCCTGCAGAACGAGCAGCTGACGCAGCTCCGTGAACAGCTTGCGACACTCACGGAACAACTTGGCGAATTGCAAAAAACCTATGAAGCCCTCACCCGCCTCGCCGAACTGCCGGAAATCATCCGCACGGAGATGGAAGATGAATTGAACGGTCTTCTCGACCAGGAGTTCGGGGACATCCTTGCCACGATTGAGGCCATCAAAACGGGTGACTTCTCCGGCCTCTCTGGCTCCGGCGCGGGCGAGATCGAAACCCAGATGGACCGGGTGCTGGCCGATCTCGGATTTGACGACAACACCCTCTCGGAAATGGCCACCAGCGGAAATCCCGGGGCCAACCGCGTGGCGACGCAGGCCACCACCGGTGCCCTTGTGTCGGCCGCGGCCCAGAACAGCTATGAGGACGCGGGCCAATCGCTGGAACGCGTCGACCGCCTCGTCGGTCTCATCGACGACATGGACGAACTCAAGGAAAGCGTCGATCTTAATACCCGCGTCACAGCGGAACTGGCCATCGCGCTCGTCGCCATGTGGCAGCTCGAAGCCGTGCAGACCGTGGGCGATGGCACCGGCGGCGTCATCGATGCCGCCACCATCGCCGAGGAGCAGCGCTTCATGGATTTTACGCTGCCTGACCTCAGCGCGGACTAA